AAAATTTGTCTTTCAACTTCATTACCAATTGCTTCAAACGGAAATGAAAGATAAATCATTTGTCCAATTTTTGTACTTTCTCCAAAAGTACCGGTATATGCAATTCCACCTTTTCTATGCAAACCATCGCGGTCAAATTCAAAATTGTAGTTCAGAATTGGAATAGCTCCGTTTATAGGCTCAATATCATCGGGAGCAATATCATAAAATGATGTATTAAAATTTTCAAATTGTGTATTTTCTTCACCATTAAGTTCAGTCAAAATATCAAGTCCGTCATGAATTAATTTTGATTTCAAATATTGATGAAAAAATAACGTATCTGAAGATTCTGAATTGGAATGTTGTGTTTCTAAATCTTGACCAATATTACTTCCGGAAATTAAAATTTTTCCACCTTGTTCCAAATAAAGTGCAATTTTATATTGTTCCATATTTACAAAAGTATTATCAGCCATGGAATTATCACCAACAAACCAAATAACTAAATCATAATTATTTAAATCAATTTCTTCATCTTCAATTGCTTCATCAATACAAGATGAAACACTAAAATTCGTATTTGAAATAAGCGGATTAAAATAAATAGTATTTATTAAATGCTGTGGATTTTGCCATCTGCTATTAGTTTCATATCGACTAAAGCCATCTATAATTAAAGCTTTTTTATTTGATGAAAATGCTGCTGAGTAAATATCGCTTGTTTCAGATTCATTTCCTGCAGAATCAATTGAAGTTAAATAGAAATACAAATCTTTTTCTTCGGATGGAAATTGAAATGATTTTGTATTTTCAAAAGTAAATTTTGTTAGATCAGATTTTAAAACACTTTCATCTGCTGCCAATTTCCAAATATTTAAATTTTCATCTTCAGCATAATAAATTCTATAACCCAAAAGTTTATTGCTATTGTATTTTTCCCAATTAAATTCTAAAGAATCATTTTTTACTAAAACTGATTTTAACTTTGGCGGTAATTTCTGCACCGTAATTGGAAATTTTTTTGAAGAAAAACTTCCACGTGTATCTTCTGAAAAAATCTCTAATAAATAATTTCCATCATCAAAAAGATTTGTATTAAGAAAATTGTTTGGAACTGTTAATGTTGAATTGATATGACTTTCTCCATTTCCGTTTGTAAGCCAGTATATTGGATCAGAAAGAGTTGCAACATTATCAGCAAAAACAGTGTTTACGTAATTATCACTTGGTAAATAATAAAATCTATATTTTACTCCATTATCATTTGGTTCATAAATAATTTTAGTTCCATCTTCAGAAAGAATTCTATAACCTAAAATATAAGTTCCATTATTTACATTAGAAGAATTTGTTCCATTCGCATCTCTAACTTTAATTCTTATATCAACGTTTCCATTTAATTGATTTGGGGGAATTTCTATATTACTTCTGTCTTTAAAAAACTTAATTGTATTAGCTTCAATAATTGGCGGATTAGGATCAGAAAAAGGTGTTAAACCACCTTCTGGTCTAATCGGATTTATCTCATTTCCCAAACTGCTTGAAGAAACTTCCACAAATTCTCTTTCGATTAAATGAACATGTCCGGCACTTTCATAAATAGTTCCAAGAACTGTCAATCCCCTATAAACTTGCTGACCAACAGCTAAATTTGGATTAGGAACAACATGATAGTAAGTCATGTGTTTTTTCATTCCGTTAATTATTGATTTTACATTAATGTAAGAATCATAACCGTTATTTATAAGTGAGTAAATAATTCCATCTAAACAAGGATAAACTGGATTTCCATCCGGTTCTGCAATATCAACGGCATTATGAAAATGATCGGAACTTCCGGTATTTCTATATTCACCAAATGTTCCCGTAATTCCTTGGTTAGAATTTAAGGGCGGAACCGGCCACTGATATTTTGTAGTATCCGATTGCGAAATCAGATTTATAAAAGTTAACGTGAATACTGCTAAATAAAATTTCATATGAGAAAATTAGAATTTGCAAAACAATATAATTTATAATATGTAGAAAAGAAATTTATAACTTATTAGAACATTTAGCGGAAATCTAAAATTATTCCTTTGAGAAAGTAAAACTTAAGAAATAAAATATACTTGTAATTTCATCACTCAAAGATTAATATTTAATTAGTAAAAAAATGAATGAGGAAAAAATGAATGAATTAAAAGAAGTATATATAATTGATGCGGTTCGTACACCTATCGGTTCGTTTATGGGATCATTAAGTTCAATGCCAGCAACAAAATTGGGAAGCATTGTTATCAAGGCTCTCATCGAAAGAAATAAAATTCAAAATGATATTGTTGATGAAGTTATAATGGGTAATGTTATCCAAGCTGGAGAAGGTCAAGCTCCAGCAAGACAAGCTGCATTGGGAGCTGGACTATCAAATTCAACTCAATGTATGACAATCAATAAAGTCTGCGGCTCTGGATTAAAATCTGTTATGCTTGCTGCTCAAGCAATAATGGTTGGAGATGCAGAAATTATAATTGCCGGCGGTATGGAAAGTATGTCGCAAATTCCTTTTTATATGAAAAATGTTCGCAATGGTTATAAAATGGGAGATCAAAAAATAGTTGATGGAATGCTTGAAGACGGATTAATTGATGCTTACGATAAAATTCATATGGGAAATATTGCAGAAATTTGTGCAAAAGAATTTAATATTTCAAAGGAAGAACAAGATGAGTTTGCAATTGAAAGTTATAAAAGAGCATTAAAAGCAATTGATGAAAAGAAATTTATAAATGAAATTATTCCAGTAGAAATAGTCGGAAAAAAAGAAACAATAATTATTGATACTGATGAAGAACCGAAAAATGTAAATTTTGATAAACTAAAATTGTTAAAGCCAGTTTTTCTTAAAGATGGAACAATAACAGCAGCTAACGCATCATCATTAAATGATGGAGCTTCCGCAGTATTATTAATGAGTAAGCAAAAAGTTGAATTACTAAATATGAAACCAATTGCAAAAATAATTGCGCAATCAACTTTTGCAAAAGACCCAAAATGGTTTACAACAGCTCCAATTGATGTAATCAGAAAAGTTTTAAATAAAGCAAATTTAGAAACTAATGAAATTGATTTATTTGAAATTAATGAAGCATTTTCTGTTGTTTCATTAGCAGTGAATAAAGAATTAAGTCTTGATTCTTCAAAAGTAAATGTTAACGGCGGAGCAGTTGCTCTCGGGCATCCCATTGGAGCGAGCGGTGCAAGAATTTTAACCACTTTGCTGCATTCAATGATTGATAAAAATTCTAAATATGGTATTGCATCATTATGTATTGGCGGAGGGGAAGCTTCGGCAGTAATAGTTGAACGGGTATAAAAATTATTTTAAACCAGTTATATTAATTGTTTGTCAAACTATTATAATTATTGAAAATTATTAAGCAAAATTAAATGAAGAGAAAAATCATTTTGGGGATAATTTTATTTTCTGTTTTTAGTTGTGCAGATTTTGAAATTATTAGTAAGTGGAATGAAAAAGAAATTTCTATCGATGGAAGTAAACAAGATTGGAAAGGAAAAATAAATTATTTTGAAGATGAAAAAGTTGCAATCGGAGTTTTAAATGATGATGATAATATATATCTCTGTTTAATAACTTCTGATAGATCTAAAATTCTAAAAATTCTAAGTAATGGTTTTACAATTTGGTTTGAATCACCAAATAACTATAAAAACAATTTTGGAATTCAGTATCCTATTAAGAAAAAGTTTGATGATAGATTTGAAAATATGCCGGATTTTATTAACGAAAACGAACCTAGTAATGGAGATAAAATTATAAAAAGGGGGGAAATATTTCCCGGAAAATTGTTTGAAAAATTTAAAACAGAACAAAATGAAATTTTAATAATTAATGAAGATAACTTTCCTCTAAATGTTTATAAATTAAAGAATGATTCTGGTTTAGAAATTTCAGCAAATTTAGAACAAAATCAATTTATATATGAATTGAAAATTCCTTATGCAAAAAATAAAACTAATAAAATTTATTATGATGCATTTCCAAATGATGACATTATATTAAGATTTGAAACCGGTGAAATAGAAAAACCAAAATTTACTGATCGTAGTAAAAGAGGAGGAATTAGAAATCCGGGAAATGAAGGTAATGATAGAGAATTTACTCCAAGAGGAGGAAATAACGAAAGTAGCGGCAAAAGAATGGGAA
The nucleotide sequence above comes from Ignavibacteriota bacterium. Encoded proteins:
- a CDS encoding thiolase family protein; protein product: MNELKEVYIIDAVRTPIGSFMGSLSSMPATKLGSIVIKALIERNKIQNDIVDEVIMGNVIQAGEGQAPARQAALGAGLSNSTQCMTINKVCGSGLKSVMLAAQAIMVGDAEIIIAGGMESMSQIPFYMKNVRNGYKMGDQKIVDGMLEDGLIDAYDKIHMGNIAEICAKEFNISKEEQDEFAIESYKRALKAIDEKKFINEIIPVEIVGKKETIIIDTDEEPKNVNFDKLKLLKPVFLKDGTITAANASSLNDGASAVLLMSKQKVELLNMKPIAKIIAQSTFAKDPKWFTTAPIDVIRKVLNKANLETNEIDLFEINEAFSVVSLAVNKELSLDSSKVNVNGGAVALGHPIGASGARILTTLLHSMIDKNSKYGIASLCIGGGEASAVIVERV